Proteins encoded in a region of the Dorea longicatena genome:
- a CDS encoding ABC transporter ATP-binding protein, which produces MRRIRKHGKTTEKKTDRILAGGRIPDGEIRVCDVEKYYGSDTNITKAVDRVSFCVQKGEFVGIMGASGSGKTTLLNMLSTIDRVTAGHIYYGETDITELSDEALAEFRKDNLGFIFQDYNLLDTLTIEENIVLAMTLHSKSKREIQEKCDHILKLLDIEEIRDKFPYQVSGGQKQRCACARAMIHRPKLILADEPTGALDSRAAQMLLETFRKMNRDMHSTILMVTHDAFSASYCSRILFLKDGKIFHELVRGVEERREFLNKILDVLSLTGGELSDVR; this is translated from the coding sequence ATGAGAAGAATAAGAAAGCATGGCAAGACAACAGAGAAAAAAACAGACAGAATCCTGGCAGGAGGCAGAATCCCGGATGGAGAGATTCGGGTGTGTGATGTGGAAAAATATTACGGAAGTGATACGAACATCACCAAAGCGGTAGACAGGGTAAGCTTTTGCGTCCAAAAAGGAGAATTTGTGGGAATCATGGGAGCATCGGGTTCCGGAAAGACAACACTTTTGAATATGCTGTCTACGATTGACCGTGTGACTGCAGGGCATATATACTACGGAGAAACGGATATTACAGAGTTGAGTGATGAGGCACTGGCGGAATTTCGGAAAGACAATCTTGGATTCATATTTCAGGATTACAACTTGTTAGATACACTTACGATAGAAGAGAATATTGTGCTGGCAATGACGCTGCACAGCAAGAGTAAAAGAGAGATCCAAGAGAAATGTGATCACATATTGAAGCTGCTTGATATCGAAGAAATCCGGGATAAATTCCCCTATCAGGTATCCGGGGGCCAGAAGCAGCGTTGTGCCTGTGCCAGAGCGATGATTCATCGTCCGAAACTGATCCTCGCAGATGAGCCGACCGGTGCGCTGGATTCCAGAGCGGCACAGATGCTGCTCGAAACATTCCGCAAGATGAATCGTGATATGCACTCTACGATCCTCATGGTTACACATGATGCGTTTTCAGCCAGCTACTGCAGCCGTATTCTTTTCCTGAAAGATGGAAAGATATTCCATGAACTGGTAAGAGGAGTGGAAGAAAGGCGGGAATTTCTGAATAAGATCCTGGATGTATTATCTCTGACAGGAGGTGAACTGTCAGATGTTCGGTAA
- the ilvN gene encoding acetolactate synthase small subunit, which yields MQRVFSLLVDNNPGVLSRVSGLFSRRGYSIDSITAGVTADPRFTRITIVASGDELILSQIEKQVRKLEDVIEIKVLQPEDSVYRELIMVKVRANKTERTEIISVADIFRAKIVDVEKDSLMVELTGNGSKVDAFLELLEGYEILELARTGITGLQRGIKDVIVIDQEGNINTL from the coding sequence ATGCAAAGAGTATTTTCATTATTGGTAGACAATAATCCCGGTGTATTAAGCCGTGTATCCGGACTGTTCAGCAGACGAGGATACAGTATCGACAGTATAACTGCCGGAGTTACGGCAGATCCGAGATTTACCAGAATTACCATTGTGGCCAGCGGAGATGAGCTGATCTTATCGCAAATCGAAAAGCAGGTCAGAAAGCTGGAAGATGTCATTGAGATCAAAGTACTTCAGCCGGAAGATTCGGTATATCGTGAACTGATCATGGTGAAGGTTCGGGCGAATAAGACGGAGAGAACGGAGATCATATCTGTGGCGGATATATTCCGCGCGAAGATTGTTGATGTAGAGAAGGATTCCCTGATGGTGGAACTGACAGGAAATGGTTCAAAAGTAGATGCGTTTCTGGAACTTCTGGAAGGTTACGAGATTCTTGAACTTGCAAGAACAGGTATTACCGGATTACAGAGAGGAATCAAGGATGTAATAGTCATTGATCAGGAAGGAAACATCAACACATTATAA
- the tpiA gene encoding triose-phosphate isomerase, protein MARKKIVAGNWKMNKTPSEAVALVEELKPLVANEDVDVVFCVPAIDIIPVAEAVKGTNIQVGAENMYFEESGAYTGEISPAMLTDAGVKYVVLGHSERREYFAETNETVNKKMLKAFEHGITPIMCCGETLEQREQGVTMDFIRQQVKVGFQNVTADQAKTAVIAYEPIWAIGTGKTATTEQAEEVCAGIRACIAEVYDEATAEAIRIQYGGSVNAGNAAELFAQADIDGGLVGGASLKADFGKIVNYK, encoded by the coding sequence ATGGCAAGAAAGAAAATCGTAGCCGGAAACTGGAAAATGAACAAAACTCCAAGTGAAGCAGTAGCTTTAGTTGAAGAATTAAAACCATTAGTAGCTAATGAAGATGTAGACGTAGTATTCTGCGTACCTGCAATCGACATTATCCCTGTAGCAGAGGCTGTAAAGGGAACAAATATCCAGGTTGGTGCTGAGAATATGTATTTTGAAGAAAGCGGAGCATATACAGGAGAAATCTCTCCGGCTATGCTTACAGATGCAGGAGTAAAATACGTTGTTCTTGGACACTCTGAAAGAAGAGAATACTTTGCAGAGACAAACGAGACAGTAAATAAGAAAATGCTGAAAGCTTTCGAGCATGGTATTACACCAATCATGTGCTGTGGAGAGACTCTGGAGCAGAGAGAACAGGGTGTAACAATGGACTTCATCCGTCAGCAGGTTAAAGTTGGATTCCAGAATGTAACAGCTGATCAGGCTAAGACAGCAGTGATCGCTTACGAGCCAATCTGGGCTATCGGAACAGGTAAGACAGCTACTACAGAGCAGGCTGAAGAAGTTTGCGCTGGTATTCGTGCATGCATCGCTGAAGTATATGATGAAGCTACAGCAGAAGCTATCCGTATCCAGTACGGCGGATCTGTAAACGCTGGAAATGCAGCAGAGTTATTCGCTCAGGCTGATATCGACGGCGGACTTGTAGGTGGAGCATCTCTGAAAGCTGATTTCGGAAAGATCGTAAACTACAAATAA
- a CDS encoding HAD family hydrolase, which translates to MEKEKLDKMYDICFFDLDGTIIDSSPGITNSVMYALEKFGIEETEREKLYKFIGPPLTDSFARFYGFDDEKSWKAVEYYREYYQDTGIFECSVYPGFEKSLKALKAAGKRLFVATSKPEVYARRIIEHFDLDQYFEYVAGMELDGGRGSKAEVIGYLIDTCRMQDKKRILMIGDREHDVLGAKQEGLDCMGVLYGFGNREELEKAGAVYVAGTPEDIAGIILK; encoded by the coding sequence ATGGAAAAAGAAAAGCTTGATAAAATGTATGATATCTGTTTCTTTGATCTGGATGGCACGATCATCGATTCTTCACCGGGAATTACGAATTCGGTGATGTATGCGCTGGAGAAATTCGGAATCGAAGAGACCGAACGGGAAAAATTATATAAATTCATCGGTCCGCCGCTTACCGATTCGTTCGCCAGATTCTATGGATTTGACGATGAGAAAAGCTGGAAGGCGGTGGAGTATTACAGGGAATATTATCAGGATACGGGGATTTTTGAGTGCTCGGTGTATCCCGGATTTGAAAAATCATTAAAGGCATTGAAGGCAGCAGGAAAAAGACTTTTTGTTGCGACGTCCAAACCGGAAGTATATGCGAGAAGGATCATTGAACATTTTGACCTGGATCAATATTTTGAATATGTGGCAGGTATGGAACTGGACGGAGGCAGAGGCAGTAAGGCAGAGGTGATCGGATATCTGATCGATACCTGCCGGATGCAGGATAAGAAGAGGATACTGATGATCGGTGACCGTGAACATGATGTGCTTGGGGCAAAGCAGGAAGGGCTTGACTGTATGGGGGTATTATACGGATTCGGCAACCGTGAAGAACTGGAAAAAGCAGGCGCAGTATACGTTGCCGGGACGCCGGAAGACATTGCCGGGATCATCCTGAAATAA
- the gpmI gene encoding 2,3-bisphosphoglycerate-independent phosphoglycerate mutase yields the protein MSKKPTVLMILDGYGLNEKTEGNAIAMAKTPVMDKLMSEYPCVKGNASGLAVGLPDGQMGNSEVGHMNMGAGRIIYQELTKITKAIEDGVFFENKALLAACENAKKNDSALHLMGLVSDGGVHSHIGHIFGLLELAKRQGLEKVYVHCFLDGRDTPPASGKEYVEQLEAKMKEIGVGEVASVSGRYYAMDRDNRWDRVEKAYKALSAGEGETAASATEGIQASYDADVTDEFVVPFVVTKDGAPVATIKENDSVVFFNFRPDRARELTRTFCDDSFDGFDRGDRIKTTFVCFTEYDATIENKQVAFVKEEITNTFGEFLAKNGKKQARIAETEKYAHVTFFFNGGVEEPNEGEDRILVKSPKVATYDLKPEMSAYEVCDKLVAAIKSDKYDVIVINFANPDMVGHTGVIEAAVKAIEAVDECVGKAYEALKEADGQMFICADHGNAEYMIDEETKEPFTAHTTNPVPFILVNADPAYKLKEDGCLADIAPTLIELMGMEQPAEMTGTSLLVK from the coding sequence ATGAGTAAGAAACCAACAGTACTTATGATCTTAGACGGTTATGGACTGAATGAAAAGACAGAAGGTAATGCAATTGCTATGGCAAAAACACCTGTTATGGATAAACTGATGTCAGAATATCCATGTGTAAAAGGAAATGCCAGCGGACTTGCAGTAGGACTTCCGGACGGACAGATGGGTAACTCAGAAGTTGGTCATATGAACATGGGTGCCGGACGTATCATTTATCAGGAACTGACAAAGATCACAAAGGCAATTGAAGATGGTGTATTCTTCGAGAATAAAGCACTTCTGGCTGCATGTGAGAATGCCAAGAAGAATGATTCTGCACTGCACCTGATGGGGCTGGTATCTGACGGTGGTGTTCACAGCCACATCGGACATATTTTCGGCCTTCTGGAACTGGCTAAGAGACAGGGACTTGAGAAAGTATACGTACACTGCTTCCTTGACGGTCGTGATACACCACCGGCTTCAGGAAAAGAGTATGTAGAGCAGTTAGAAGCTAAGATGAAAGAAATCGGCGTAGGAGAGGTTGCAAGTGTTTCCGGACGTTATTATGCAATGGACCGTGATAACCGCTGGGATCGTGTAGAAAAGGCTTACAAGGCACTTTCAGCAGGCGAAGGCGAGACAGCTGCTTCTGCTACAGAGGGAATCCAGGCTTCTTATGATGCAGATGTAACGGATGAGTTCGTTGTACCATTTGTAGTAACAAAGGACGGCGCACCGGTTGCAACGATCAAAGAAAATGATTCCGTAGTATTCTTCAACTTCCGCCCGGACAGAGCAAGAGAGCTCACAAGAACATTCTGTGACGACAGCTTTGACGGATTTGACAGAGGAGACAGAATTAAGACAACATTTGTATGCTTTACAGAATACGATGCTACAATCGAAAATAAACAGGTCGCATTTGTGAAAGAAGAAATCACTAATACATTTGGTGAGTTCCTTGCAAAGAACGGCAAGAAACAGGCACGTATCGCTGAGACAGAGAAGTATGCTCACGTAACATTCTTCTTCAATGGCGGCGTAGAGGAACCAAATGAAGGAGAAGATAGAATTCTTGTAAAATCTCCTAAGGTTGCTACTTATGATTTGAAGCCAGAGATGAGTGCATATGAAGTATGTGACAAGCTCGTTGCAGCAATCAAGTCTGATAAGTATGATGTTATCGTAATTAACTTTGCCAACCCTGACATGGTAGGTCATACTGGTGTGATCGAGGCTGCTGTAAAAGCCATTGAAGCAGTTGACGAGTGTGTAGGAAAGGCTTACGAAGCATTAAAAGAAGCTGACGGACAGATGTTCATCTGTGCAGATCACGGTAATGCAGAGTACATGATCGATGAAGAGACAAAAGAGCCATTTACAGCACATACAACCAATCCTGTACCATTCATCCTTGTAAACGCAGATCCTGCATACAAGTTGAAAGAAGACGGATGCCTGGCAGATATTGCTCCTACACTGATCGAACTGATGGGTATGGAACAGCCGGCTGAGATGACTGGAACATCACTTCTTGTGAAATAA
- the rpsT gene encoding 30S ribosomal protein S20, whose amino-acid sequence MANIKSAKKRILVNETKAARNKAIKSKVKTCVKKVETAVANKDAAAAADALKVAIVEINKAGSKGVYHKNTCSRKISRLTKAVNGIA is encoded by the coding sequence TTGGCTAATATCAAATCTGCAAAGAAAAGAATTTTAGTAAACGAAACAAAAGCTGCTAGAAACAAAGCAATCAAGTCTAAAGTAAAAACTTGCGTAAAGAAAGTTGAAACAGCTGTAGCTAACAAAGATGCCGCTGCTGCTGCAGACGCATTAAAAGTTGCAATCGTTGAAATCAACAAAGCTGGAAGCAAGGGTGTTTACCACAAAAACACATGCTCTAGAAAGATTTCCCGTCTGACAAAAGCTGTTAACGGAATTGCTTAA
- a CDS encoding sensor histidine kinase: MRFSEYIKDKILICLLHLLCMILLMGFFYITGYNRNAAALILIFWWIILGIWIVTGYYRRKKYFDRAEHILENVDQRYLLGELLPASPYLEDRIYRELIRRSNKSVIERIRMLEDEQNDYRDYIESWVHEIKAPITSIQLVCENHKDEVTRQIGLENQRIENDVDMVLYYARMEKVYKDYMIEETDLGKAASEILMKNKYYLISNGVRGEVECPDLAYTDKKWILFILNQLMLNSVKYKSENPKVHPYIHIYTERYGHGVRLIVEDNGTGIREEEMSRIFEKGFTGSNGRNGKKSTGMGLYLCRRLCEKLGIAIEAESVRGEGTKMILTFPVSSYLSKM; encoded by the coding sequence ATGAGATTTTCGGAATATATAAAAGATAAGATTCTGATATGTCTGCTGCACCTCCTGTGTATGATATTACTGATGGGGTTCTTCTATATTACAGGGTATAACAGAAACGCAGCTGCACTGATTCTCATTTTCTGGTGGATCATCCTTGGGATATGGATTGTGACAGGATATTATCGCAGGAAGAAATATTTTGACAGGGCAGAACATATTCTGGAAAATGTAGATCAGAGATATCTGCTTGGAGAATTGCTGCCAGCTTCACCATATCTGGAAGATCGGATCTACCGGGAGTTGATCAGACGATCGAATAAATCTGTGATCGAACGGATCCGTATGCTTGAAGATGAACAGAATGATTATCGGGATTATATCGAAAGCTGGGTGCATGAGATCAAAGCACCGATTACCAGTATCCAGCTTGTGTGTGAGAATCATAAAGACGAAGTGACCAGACAGATCGGTCTTGAGAATCAACGGATTGAAAATGACGTAGATATGGTTCTGTATTATGCTAGAATGGAAAAGGTATACAAAGACTATATGATCGAAGAGACAGACCTTGGGAAGGCGGCTTCTGAAATTTTGATGAAAAATAAGTATTATCTAATTAGTAACGGAGTGCGCGGGGAAGTGGAGTGCCCTGATCTTGCGTATACCGATAAAAAGTGGATCCTTTTTATACTGAACCAGCTTATGCTGAACAGTGTGAAATATAAAAGTGAGAATCCAAAGGTCCATCCGTATATTCATATTTACACGGAAAGGTACGGTCATGGTGTCCGGCTGATCGTAGAAGATAACGGAACCGGAATACGGGAAGAAGAGATGTCCAGAATCTTTGAAAAAGGTTTTACCGGTTCCAATGGAAGAAATGGTAAGAAATCTACGGGGATGGGTCTTTATCTGTGCAGACGGCTGTGTGAAAAGCTTGGAATTGCCATCGAGGCGGAATCTGTCCGTGGTGAAGGCACGAAGATGATCCTTACATTTCCGGTCAGCAGTTATCTTTCAAAAATGTAA
- the ilvC gene encoding ketol-acid reductoisomerase codes for MAARIFYQEDCNLSVLEGQKIAIIGYGSQGHAHALNLKESGCDVIIGLYEGSKSWAKAEAQGFKVYTAAEAAKQADIIMILINDELQADMYKKDVEPNLEEGNMLMFAHGFNIHFGCIKPPKNVDVTMIAPKAPGHTVRSEYQAGKGTPCLIAVEQDATGKAWDRALAYGLAIGGARAGLLETTFRTETETDLFGEQAVLCGGVCALMQAGFETLCEAGYDPRNAYFECIHEMKLIVDLIYQSGFAGMRYSISNTAEYGDYVTGPKIVTAETKKAMKQILTDIQDGTFAKDFLLDMSPAGRQVHFKAMRKLASEHPSEKVGAEIRKLYSWNGEDKLINN; via the coding sequence ATGGCAGCAAGAATTTTTTATCAGGAAGATTGTAATTTATCAGTATTAGAGGGACAGAAGATCGCTATCATCGGTTATGGTAGCCAGGGACATGCACATGCTCTGAACTTAAAAGAGTCCGGATGCGATGTTATCATCGGTCTTTACGAAGGAAGTAAATCATGGGCAAAAGCAGAAGCTCAGGGATTTAAAGTATACACAGCAGCAGAAGCAGCAAAACAGGCTGATATCATCATGATCCTGATCAACGATGAGTTACAGGCTGATATGTACAAGAAAGACGTTGAGCCGAACCTTGAAGAAGGTAATATGTTAATGTTCGCTCATGGTTTCAACATTCACTTTGGATGTATCAAACCACCAAAGAATGTAGATGTAACAATGATCGCTCCTAAGGCACCGGGACACACAGTAAGAAGTGAGTACCAGGCTGGAAAAGGAACACCTTGCCTTATCGCTGTAGAGCAGGATGCTACAGGAAAAGCATGGGATCGTGCACTTGCATATGGTCTTGCAATCGGTGGAGCAAGAGCTGGTCTTCTTGAGACAACATTCAGAACAGAGACAGAGACAGACCTCTTCGGTGAGCAGGCAGTACTTTGCGGTGGTGTATGTGCACTTATGCAGGCTGGTTTCGAGACACTTTGCGAAGCTGGATATGATCCAAGAAACGCTTACTTCGAGTGTATCCATGAGATGAAACTGATCGTAGACCTGATCTATCAGTCAGGATTCGCTGGAATGAGATACTCTATCTCTAACACAGCTGAATATGGTGACTATGTAACAGGACCTAAGATCGTTACAGCTGAGACAAAGAAAGCTATGAAACAGATTCTGACAGACATCCAGGACGGAACATTTGCAAAAGACTTCTTATTAGACATGTCTCCAGCAGGACGTCAGGTACACTTCAAAGCTATGAGAAAACTTGCTTCAGAACATCCATCAGAGAAAGTCGGAGCAGAGATCAGAAAGCTCTACAGCTGGAATGGAGAAGACAAACTGATCAACAACTAA
- a CDS encoding TraX family protein codes for MSRNAIKYLAMAAMFCNHFAYIFLKEGSTGQEVMVDIGYFTAITMCYFLVEGYHYTRSVKNYALRLLVFGILSQIPFMLALKQTNLNMMFSLLLCLGVVWVADHVKHKGEKMLWLCVLVICSLWTDWALLAPVFTMLFANAYGDRKKVSLAYGKAVGLFFLLNVLSYRADCGLESALIHSACACIGLAASGVVIQCMYNKADKTAHGWEKWFFYGFYPVHLLLLWMIQFAKV; via the coding sequence ATGAGTAGAAATGCAATAAAATATCTGGCAATGGCAGCTATGTTCTGTAATCATTTTGCCTATATATTTTTAAAAGAAGGCAGTACAGGGCAGGAAGTTATGGTTGATATCGGGTATTTTACAGCCATTACTATGTGCTATTTCCTTGTGGAAGGATATCATTACACAAGATCTGTAAAGAACTATGCACTGCGGCTGCTTGTATTTGGGATCCTTTCACAGATCCCCTTCATGCTGGCATTGAAACAGACGAACCTGAACATGATGTTCAGCCTTCTTCTATGTCTGGGAGTGGTGTGGGTTGCAGATCATGTAAAACATAAAGGGGAGAAAATGCTATGGCTGTGCGTGCTGGTAATCTGTTCGCTCTGGACGGACTGGGCACTTCTGGCACCGGTATTTACGATGCTGTTTGCAAATGCATATGGGGACAGGAAAAAAGTATCACTGGCATATGGAAAAGCAGTGGGACTCTTCTTTCTGTTGAATGTGTTGTCATACAGGGCGGACTGCGGGCTGGAGAGTGCGCTCATACATTCTGCATGTGCCTGTATCGGGCTGGCAGCATCGGGAGTGGTTATACAGTGTATGTATAATAAAGCAGATAAAACAGCACACGGCTGGGAAAAATGGTTTTTCTACGGATTTTATCCGGTGCATCTTCTGCTTCTCTGGATGATACAGTTTGCAAAAGTATAG
- a CDS encoding ABC transporter permease produces the protein MFGKLALRNVRRSARDYLVYVLTMTFVVSLMFAFNSIIFSKDLQKMYEMAAIMAAMIGIATFFIVLIVAWLINYMVRFMLEKRSREFGIYLLIGMNKKEVSGLYMKENLLLGVCSFVIGLGLGMLLQQVLLVVLYSVIQVELRPHLEFNGYCFLMTVCCFAGCYLLALFRCSRKFRKMNIHDLMRENQKNEELKEKNEKIKRLLLPFSILFIFAFGVWILSGNIQSPGGAAVFLTGLFITMYVFYIGLSAWIICYVKKKGNAVYRGQNLFLLRQFASKLKTMRFTMGTLTVLFMVAFLGCSVALMFTDWQNQVLEMKFPFDVQVNSQNPEYDFAKELDIVGEEAGVKDSCVYRIYENHTNTMNTWMYTHLRYFGDEYRREDGTPDEKKIRKGSDDAYCRYDTYMGLSDYNHLRKMLGYSTETLEKNEYILQMKQRVYKETGYFTDDVKLQDRGETLTCRKICTESFSQDGHNGGDYIIVVPDERIQQMTPYYSELAVSVKKKVPDNLQNKLDDLSDKHDYAGHTYMEEDDDNVCYGTDTIVTYAAVNLVRENASAEVRYMMSCITFPCMYIGLVFLCIALTVLSVQQLSDSAKYRFRYQVLSKIGLGRREIQQTVFRQLSGYYLCPAILSAVISGIVAVYMGAGFNFYTGVSTPVLQYFAISFALFFGVYVVYFGATYVGFIRNIEE, from the coding sequence ATGTTCGGTAAGCTTGCACTGCGCAATGTCAGACGTTCCGCCAGAGATTATCTGGTGTATGTGCTGACGATGACATTTGTGGTATCATTGATGTTTGCATTTAACAGTATCATTTTTTCTAAGGATCTTCAGAAAATGTATGAAATGGCAGCGATAATGGCAGCGATGATCGGTATTGCCACATTCTTTATTGTACTGATCGTTGCATGGCTGATCAATTATATGGTACGGTTCATGCTGGAAAAAAGGAGCCGTGAATTCGGTATCTATCTGTTGATCGGAATGAATAAAAAGGAAGTGTCCGGGCTTTATATGAAAGAAAATCTGCTGCTCGGTGTGTGTTCCTTTGTGATAGGACTGGGGCTTGGAATGTTGCTTCAGCAGGTGCTGCTCGTTGTCCTTTATAGTGTCATACAGGTGGAACTAAGACCCCATCTGGAATTCAATGGATATTGTTTCCTTATGACTGTGTGCTGCTTTGCAGGATGTTATCTGCTGGCACTGTTCCGGTGCAGCCGGAAATTCCGCAAGATGAACATTCATGATCTGATGAGAGAAAATCAGAAGAATGAGGAATTAAAAGAAAAGAATGAAAAAATAAAGCGGTTATTACTGCCGTTTTCCATTCTGTTCATCTTTGCGTTCGGTGTCTGGATACTGAGCGGAAATATACAGTCGCCGGGAGGGGCAGCAGTATTTCTGACGGGTCTGTTTATTACAATGTATGTGTTTTATATAGGGCTTTCCGCATGGATCATCTGCTATGTGAAGAAAAAAGGAAATGCGGTCTACCGGGGGCAGAATCTGTTCCTGCTGCGTCAGTTTGCATCTAAATTGAAAACGATGCGGTTTACCATGGGAACACTTACGGTGCTTTTTATGGTCGCATTTCTGGGGTGCTCGGTTGCATTAATGTTTACGGACTGGCAGAATCAGGTTTTAGAGATGAAATTTCCATTTGATGTACAGGTGAACAGTCAGAATCCGGAATATGATTTTGCAAAGGAATTGGATATTGTCGGAGAAGAAGCAGGTGTAAAGGATTCGTGCGTGTACCGTATTTATGAAAATCATACGAACACAATGAATACATGGATGTATACGCATCTGCGGTATTTTGGAGATGAGTACCGCAGAGAAGACGGAACACCGGATGAGAAAAAGATACGTAAAGGTTCCGATGATGCGTATTGCAGATATGATACATATATGGGGCTGAGTGATTACAATCATCTGAGAAAAATGCTGGGATATTCCACGGAAACGCTTGAAAAAAATGAATATATCCTTCAGATGAAGCAAAGAGTGTATAAGGAAACCGGATATTTTACGGATGACGTGAAGCTTCAGGACCGAGGAGAGACACTGACCTGCAGGAAGATCTGCACCGAATCATTTTCGCAGGACGGACATAACGGCGGTGATTATATCATCGTTGTGCCGGATGAACGGATACAGCAGATGACACCGTACTATTCGGAACTTGCGGTAAGTGTGAAGAAAAAAGTACCGGATAACCTGCAGAATAAGCTGGATGATCTGTCAGATAAACATGATTATGCCGGTCATACATACATGGAAGAAGACGATGATAATGTATGTTATGGTACGGATACCATTGTCACATATGCTGCGGTGAATCTTGTGCGGGAAAATGCATCGGCTGAGGTCAGATATATGATGAGTTGTATCACATTCCCATGTATGTATATCGGGCTGGTATTTTTGTGTATTGCATTGACGGTGTTATCGGTACAGCAGCTGAGTGATTCGGCAAAATATAGGTTCCGCTACCAGGTGCTTTCGAAAATCGGCCTTGGAAGACGCGAGATCCAACAGACCGTATTCCGTCAGCTGTCCGGGTATTATCTGTGTCCGGCAATCCTTTCGGCAGTGATCAGCGGGATCGTAGCGGTGTATATGGGTGCCGGATTTAACTTCTATACAGGAGTCAGTACACCGGTGTTACAGTATTTTGCAATTTCATTCGCCCTGTTCTTTGGCGTATATGTAGTTTATTTTGGAGCGACCTATGTCGGATTTATCAGAAATATCGAAGAATGA
- a CDS encoding response regulator transcription factor, whose protein sequence is MKIVIVEDDPGIRKELKQLLENAFYEAEIIEEFKDTAEQICSMIPAPDLVLLDWNLPGESGFDICTKLKEHSDIPIIFLTSRTDSMDELTGILKGADDYITKPFNPPILLARIGVVLKRTTNKNAEKSRGNALNMEYKGVILNAVGGCIEHEGKKTDLTKNELKILHLLYQKKGEIVPRLDMIEYLWDNEVFIDDNTLSVNVTRLRGKLADIGVTDFIETKRGMGYRI, encoded by the coding sequence ATGAAGATTGTTATTGTAGAAGATGATCCGGGTATCCGAAAGGAATTAAAACAGCTCCTGGAAAATGCTTTTTATGAAGCAGAGATAATCGAAGAATTTAAAGATACGGCAGAGCAGATATGCAGCATGATACCGGCACCGGATCTGGTACTTCTGGATTGGAATCTTCCGGGGGAAAGCGGCTTTGACATCTGTACGAAGCTGAAAGAACATTCAGATATTCCAATCATATTTCTGACCAGCCGGACAGATTCCATGGATGAACTGACCGGAATCTTGAAAGGGGCAGATGATTATATCACAAAACCGTTCAATCCACCGATTCTGCTGGCAAGAATAGGCGTAGTACTAAAAAGAACTACCAATAAAAATGCAGAGAAATCAAGGGGTAATGCCTTGAACATGGAATATAAAGGTGTAATCCTAAATGCTGTGGGAGGCTGCATAGAGCATGAAGGAAAAAAGACAGATCTTACGAAAAATGAGTTGAAGATCCTGCATCTTCTATATCAGAAAAAGGGGGAGATTGTTCCGAGACTGGATATGATCGAATACCTGTGGGACAATGAAGTCTTCATAGATGACAATACATTAAGTGTGAATGTTACAAGACTCAGAGGAAAACTGGCTGACATCGGAGTGACGGATTTCATTGAGACAAAACGGGGAATGGGGTACCGCATATGA